The following coding sequences are from one Carassius auratus strain Wakin chromosome 47, ASM336829v1, whole genome shotgun sequence window:
- the LOC113064973 gene encoding abnormal spindle-like microcephaly-associated protein homolog isoform X2: MSFKVAKAECLDFSPTFDSHCSRDNPGKENNSSIPVLSLIQFSRSPFLSFGTIKLGSSKSLPLRIENPTEDATTTVIVDKISASKGFSVDQKSFTIQPEDSIILTVTWTPVEEGGVRELLCLVANGIVKHQAILLGKAEATKKKKKSLWDSIKSKKGVPAPLREKKVSSMPIKSANKTFHVSRQSQYRKDRTSNPLSPLNQERSAYCSNARRANAPLSTPEMSKPAFVTEKFDNLHLQKNSPVVVLVPAERLLDTPGNKDVPFSHKADCKEITRVLNKTLSPASTSERFGKPLCFQSPLPVIGQFPRDPSRELEKPSLTIKDALDVIGSDLSHAVSPPNACSSFDFSDSLESQKPDPETSFRAAAVISPPVEGAHPRLTYCVKPNKVIGLESNLGALRLKALTFSSTTVTMSNKVDDTIVPDGPKKFPVNSTTVTKGKAEASVKSPALRKKKTSMRRLLDKTLELSEPSNAESNTSSPDSISTLPVISSDSSPDVALEPRFLVTSIQVTKEKPTSKLSPPEQLLSTISPIRPPVLPSVSSCPSSGLESAAGNVSDEVQPGLNQDQFPVECSKFVQSKKRKSDEFLRAHSEDKSNVRAKKSRAPLHATERPSHEKTFTSRTTSGQQRKAKAPPSSRKFTKPPPKKSSPKMTPKDGRSVKSLSSSSRKPARIVAVAQANLTFMKPTQTAIPRHPLPFAAKNMFYDERWIEKQERGFTWWMNYVLTPDDFRVATEVTKVNALSLTMGNDKFNIPKAPTKEEMSFRTYTARQRLNRLRRAACKLFTSETMVKAIQRLELEVEAKRLLVRKDRHLWKDIGERQKVVNWLISYNPLWLRIGLETIYGELISLESNSDVMGLAMFILGRLLWNPDLAAEFRHAKVPHLYRDGHEEALSRFTLKKLILLVCFLDKAKESRLIEHDPCLFCMDAEFKSSKDLLLAFSRDFLSGEGILSRHLSHLGLAVSHVQTPLDEFNFAVKKLAVDLRCGIRLVRVMELFTLDWTLSRRLRIPAISRLQKVHNVDIALQVLKDKGVDLRDEHGANIDSRDIVDGHREKTLNLLWKIIFAFQVEVLLDENQLKEEISFLRKTWRTKQKLASLMSNSGVAVTRMKARQAFEHPSPKVTLLMDWVNAVCEFYSLKAENFTVSFSDGRILCYLIHHYHPGHLPAEEIQQRTTQTIECGHRGRMELNNSSSDSDCSFENLTTIQTESPLVDFRELLENERSNFQLVNTAVSYLGGVPAMINHEDMSNTIPNEKVVMSYLSFLCARLLDLRNETRAARVIQGAWRRYKLQKDIELIQQKNLAATKIQAVVRKFILRRRLIQQNKAAIRIQTFWRGYVAQEKLRVLKKEKHFALQNAAATTIQKSFKAWRIQSLLKKNHAASVIQAAFRKWHAKKLLEKNAAALRIQAWYRMQCCKSQYLDMKRKAVCVQAWFRGHLQRCKFQALKQRRDASIVIQSAFRAYLVRNRISKMKQNAVLIQRWYRACMLRKAEQKRYVKIQQAVLTLQAAFRGWKVRQSVAQHHQAALLIQTAFRRFMAQRHYLHLKRSTVVLQQRFRAKVLGGKLRQEYMALKLASVTIQAIWRGRAERKKIGQLHRFAKIIQSNYRRYVAQTQFLEIKRAAIVFQRHYRAFRDGRKVYAEYTEIKRAAIVLQSAYRGKRARQELQKKNKAATLIQSVIRAHCCRQRFLALKRAAIVIQQRHRALALGQFERSHYVHLRQATITLQAIYRGSKVRQNLRQEHQAATIIQAQFRMHKVRIAFLAAKCAAIIIQQQYRAYRVGKCMQATYLQMKNAAVVLQSAFRGMKARNYLRKSHQAATVIQACFRGHSQLRNYQRQQWAASVLQQRFRAVMTKNAVMKEYIAIKTAAICIQSAFRGMMVRKQIAGRHKSAKIIQKAYRAYKQRRDYLTLRNATIRVQQQYRAIVSARQQRKRYCSMRSAAITLQSMYRGMRVRKEIDRKHKAASVIQAMYKMYRTRMPFQAMKLAALVIQRQYRCHLLRKEARENFLKLRRSATAIQAIYRGNRTRRDIARMNFAATIIQRKYHAYKQRKCFLSIRAAVQFCQRHYRSVLVARCVRRDYFAKRQAVLAIQATFRGMQVRRQIRKELEAATIIQSHVRKYILKLHFQRLRQAVCTVQQRFRANKMMRREMAALQEQKSAALILQAAYRGMKSRQTLKQMHQAATSVQATFRAYSARKRYLAMKCAAIVIQRRFHATKEAKQQRKHFLEMYQSALVLQSCYRGLKVRRQLLQQRQAAALIQSHFRRHKEMVKFQAMRLSAIIIQGHYRSYVKARADRENYLRLRKSAIVLQAAFRGYSLRRQLAEKQEASIIIQAAFRMYQQRSAFKRQRWAARVLQQRFRALKLRDKQLRRYKQVRNATVCLQKSFRGMKGRELARQSKAARTIQSYLKMAVQRQRFFKEKAAAITIQSAYRGHCARVQHARMQANAAVIQKWYRSLKLVQKDRNGFVALKQATLTLQSALRGMLARRLVKRRRAAIKIQSVMLMHLHRKRYLTLRSSVLQLQAHYRMFVAQRRYRRLQAATVTLQKHYRAHRATVEQRNSYLKALQSIKILQARVRGHIEHRRFQKLRASAITIQAHYRGMIERRRFQQLKESVLVIQKYYRAFSFCQRERAQFLQLRKSAVVIQTAFRAYQTRQHTVRAQAALKIQAWFRGRIARRNYILKQAAVATIRRCIQARRQRSRFLAVQRSVRVIQQRWRETLIARKQHADFLRFRKSVIYIQALWRGQRVRDCIQKQITATVKIQSAFRGFSQRRRYHQQKDAARILQHHFRVLRLARIKEENRRRRHNAAVYLQALWRGWLARRQVKEMACAARRLHFTAAVYHHLCAIRIQRAVRAHWALKSAKRKISSVLYIQQCFRAKLQRKRYLKDREDIIKTQKAVRTWLHRRNKAAATIQREVRKLLLRRRKEKLQRGIIMAQALWRGHCSRKHHDTSKVVSMRRRLREVNRGVKEEDKLCNKTTTALSYLLGFQNYAYILAALKHLETATRLSPECCERLVESGATRTIFTLIRSCNRSVPSMEIITLSIQVLLNLSKYNRTTDAVYGVDNSVETLLDLLQIYREKAGDKVAEKGGSIFTKTCFLLVLLVHDERRAMEVRKFAKLLDRIRSIYRLTLRKYKMDAERNKVRQKMNTSLNGSFLLQATPRKSKPVARFAPDWVLRRDKLKDIVDPLRAIQMLANALAIVP, translated from the exons ATGTCGTTTAAAGTCGCGAAAGCGGAGTGTTTGGACTTTAGTCCAACATTTGATTCTCATTGTAGTCGCGATAACCCCGGCAAGGAAAACAACTCTTCAATTCCCGTGCTGAGTTTGATTCAGTTTTCTAGGTCTCCTTTCTTGTCATTTGGGACGATCAAATTGGGATCATCAAAATCTCTGCCTTTACGGATCGAAAATCCCACCGAGGATGCAACAACGACAGTCATTGTGGATAAAATTTCAGCATCCAAAGGCTTTTCGGTTGATCAGAAGTCTTTTACAATACAA CCTGAAGACAGCATTATTTTAACTGTCACTTGGACCCCAGTGGAAGAAGGTGGAGTTCGAGAACTCCTCTGCTTAGTTGCAAATGGAATTGTCAAACATCAAGCCATTTTGCTTGGGAAAGCAGAGGCgacgaaaaagaaaaaa AAATCCTTATGGGATTCAATTAAATCCAAGAAGGGTGTCCCTGCACCCTTAAGAGAGAAGAAAGTGTCTTCAATGCCAATAAAGTCTGCAAATAAGACATTTCATGTCTCTCGCCAGTCGCAATACAGAAAAGATAGAACATCCAACCCATTGTCTCCATTAAACCAGGAACGGTCTGCCTATTGCTCCAATGCCAGAAGAGCGAATGCACCGCTCTCCACTCCTGAGATGTCAAAGCCTGCTTTTGTAACAGAAAAATTTGATAATTTGCATTTGCAAAAGAACTCGCCAGTGGTCGTCTTAGTACCAGCAGAGAGATTGTTGGACACACCTGGTAACAAGGATGTGCCGTTTTCACATAAAGCAGATTGCAAAGAAATCACGAGGGTTTTGAATAAAACACTCTCTCCTGCCAGCACTTCAGAGAGGTTTGGAAAGCCATTGTGCTTTCAGAGTCCACTTCCAGTGATTGGACAGTTTCCACGAGATCCAAGTCGAGAGTTAGAGAAACCGTCTCTGACTATAAAAGATGCTCTGGATGTTATAGGATCAGATCTGTCGCATGCGGTGAGTCCACCTAATGCTTGCTCAAGCTTCGATTTTTCAGATTCTCTCGAGTCTCAAAAACCAGATCCAGAGACTTCATTTAGAGCAGCTGCGGTCATTTCACCACCAGTTGAAGGTGCTCACCCAAGGTTGACATACTGTGTGAAACCCAACAAAGTCATAGGCCTTGAATCAAATCTTGGTGCATTAAGGCTTAAGGCGTTAACTTTTAGCAGCACTACAGTCACCATGTCAAATAAAGTGGATGATACCATTGTTCCTGATGGTCCCAAGAAGTTTCCTGTGAATTCTACCACAGTGACCAAAGGCAAAGCAGAAGCCTCTGTCAAGAGTCCAGCCTTGCGTAAGAAGAAAACCTCCATGCGCAGGCTGTTGGATAAGACCTTGGAGCTCTCAGAACCTAGTAATGCAGAATCCAACACAAGTTCTCCTGACAGTATCTCCACTTTACCTGTCATTAGCTCAGATTCAAGTCCAGATGTGGCACTAGAGCCCAGATTTCTTGTAACTTCAATACAGGTTACAAAAGAGAAGCCAACCTCAAAGTTATCCCCTCCTGAGCAGCTTTTGTCCACTATATCCCCGATACGACCTCCGGTTTTGCCTTCTGTTAGTAGCTGTCCATCAAGCGGTCTGGAGTCTGCAGCTGGTAACGTCTCTGACGAAGTGCAACCAGGTCTTAATCAGGACCAGTTTCCCGTGGAATGCAGTAAGTTTGTGCAGAGCAAAAAGAGAAAAAGTGATGAGTTTTTAAGAGCTCACTCGGAAGACAAGTCAAATGTCCGAGCGAAAAAGAGCCGTGCTCCGTTACATGCGACAGAAAGACCAAGCCATGAAAAAACATTCACATCAAGGACCACATCTGGACAGCAACGAAAAGCTAAAG ctcctCCAAGCTCAAGAAAGTTCACAAAACCTCCACCAAAGAAATCCTCTCCAAAAATGACTCCGAAAG ATGGCCGGTCTGTGAAGTCACTGAGCAGCTCGAGTCGAAAGCCAGCAAGGATCGTGGCTGTAGCGCAGGCCAATCTGACTTTTATGAAGCCGACACAGACTG CCATACCAAGACATCCACTGCCATTTGCTGCAAAGAACATGTTTTATGATGAGCGATGGATTGAGAAGCAGGAGCGGGGCTTCACCTGGTGGATGAATTATGTTCTCACTCCGGATGACTTCAGAGTTGCTACAGAAGTTACCAAAG TGAATGCATTATCATTAACTATGGGGAACGACAAATTCAACATACCCAAAGCACCAACAAAAGAAGAGATGTCCTTTAGAACCTACACAGCCCGCCAACGGCTGAACCGTCTTCGGCGAGCAGCTTGCAAGCTTTTTACGTCAGAGACGATGGTAAAGGCCATCCAGAGACTGGAACTGGAAGTGGAAGCCAAGAGGCTCCTTGTGCGAAAGGACAGACATCTCTGGAAGGACATTG GTGAGCGTCAGAAAGTTGTCAACTGGCTGATATCATACAATCCGCTTTGGCTGCGAATTGGACTTGAG ACAATCTATGGAGAGCTAATATCACTTGAAAGCAACAGTGATGTCATGGGACTGGCCATGTTTATTCTTGGACGTCTGCTGTGGAACCCAGACTTGGCTGCTGAGTTCAGGCATGCTAAAGTGCCCCATTTGTACAGAGATG GCCACGAGGAGGCGCTTTCTCGCTTCACTCTAAAGAAACTAATCCTGCTGGTCTGCTTCCTGGATAAAGCCAAAGAGTCCAGACTGATCGAACATGATCCTTGTTTGTTCTGCATGGATGCTGAATTTAAG TCAAGCAAAGATCTGCTCTTGGCATTCTCTCGGGACTTCCTCAGCGGTGAAGGCATTTTGTCACGGCACCTCAGCCACTTGGGCCTAGCTGTATCCCACGTTCAGACACCTCTGGATGAGTTCAACTTTGCCGTGAAGAAACTTGCTGTTGACTTGAGATGTGGCATTCGTTTGGT ACGGGTGATGGAGCTCTTCACTCTGGACTGGACTTTGTCTAGAAGGCTGAGGATACCCGCTATTAGCCGCCTGCAGAAAGTGCACAATGTTGATATTGCTCTACAGGTTCTGAAAGACAAAGGAGTTGATCTTAGAGATGAGCATG GAGCGAACATCGACTCCAGAGACATTGTGGATGGACACAGGGAAAAGACCCTAAACCTCTTGTGGAAAATCATATTTGCCTTCCAG GTGGAAGTGCTACTTGATGAGAATCAGCTCAAAGAAGAAATAAGTTTCCTCAGGAAAACGTGGAGGACAAAACAGAAGCTGGCCTCATTAATGTCTAACAGTGGGGTTGCAGTGACCAGGATGAAGGCGAGACAAGCATTTGAACATCCCAGCCCAAAAGTGACGCTGCTTATGGACTGGGTCAATGCAGTGTGTGAGTTCTACAGTTTAAAG GCTGAAAACTTCACGGTGTCATTCTCAGATGGTCGTATCCTGTGCTACCTCATTCATCATTACCATCCTGGTCATCTCCCTGCAGAAGAGATTCAACAGAGAACAACACAGACCATTGAATGTGGCCATCGTGGAAGAATGGAGCTTAATAACTCTTCAAGTGACTCAGACTGCTCTTTTGAAAATTTGACCACAATACAAACTG aatcCCCGTTAGTGGATTTCAGAGAGCTACTTGAGAATGAGAGAAGTAACTTTCAATTGGTGAACACTGCCGTGTCTTATCTGGGAGGGGTTCCTGCTATGATAAATCATGAGGATATGTCCAACACCATCCCAAATGAAAAG GTGGTCATGTCCTACCTCTCTTTCCTCTGTGCCCGTCTTTTGGATCTCCGCAATGAAACGAGAGCAGCCCGTGTCATCCAGGGTGCATGGAGGAGATACAAGCTACAGAAGGACATTGAGCTTATTCAG CAAAAGAACCTGGCTGCTACTAAAATCCAAGCTGTTGTGCGGAAGTTCATTTTGCGAAGAAGATTGATTCAGCAAAATAAGGCAGCCATCAGGATCCAGACATTCTGGAGAGGATATGTTGCACAGGAAAAGTTGAGAGTgctgaaaaaagagaaacattttgcTCTTCAAAATGCAGCTGCAACTACAATTCAG AAATCATTCAAAGCTTGGAGGATTCAAAGTCTCTTAAAGAAAAACCATGCCGCCTCTGTGATCCAAGCAGCTTTCCGCAAGTGGCATGCAAAAAAATTGCTGGAAAAAAATGCTGCAGCCTTACGCATTCAAGCATGGTACAGAATGCAGTGTTGTAAGTCCCAGTACCTGGATATGAAAAGGAAAGCCGTTTGTGTTCAAGCATGGTTCAGAGGTCACCTCCAAAGATGCAAGTTCCAGGCTTTAAAACAAAGGCGTGATGCTTCAATTGTCATTCAGAGTGCATTCAGGGCCTACCTTGTCAGAAATCGCATATCTAAAATGAagcaaaatgcagttttgattcaGAGGTGGTATCGAGCCTGCATGCTAAGAAAAGCAGAACAGAAGAGGTATGTTAAGATTCAACAGGCAGTTCTCACTCTGCAAGCCGCTTTCCGTGGCTGGAAGGTCCGACAATCTGTGGCCCAGCACCACCAAGCTGCACTTCTGATTCAAACTGCTTTCAGGCGGTTTATGGCCCAAAGGcactatttacatttaaaaagatcGACAGTTGTTCTGCAACAGAGATTCAGAGCTAAAGTACTTGGAGGCAAGTTACGACAAGAGTATATGGCTCTTAAACTCGCTTCAGTGACAATTCAAGCAATTTGGCGAGGACGTGCTGAGAGGAAGAAGATCGGTCAACTTCACAGATTTGCCAAAATCATTCAGTCGAACTACCGCAGATATGTGGCACAGACACAGTTTTTGGAAATCAAACGTGCTGCCATAGTCTTTCAAAGACATTACAGAGCCTTTAGAGATGGACGGAAA GTGTACGCAGAATACACTGAAATTAAAAGAGCAGCCATTGTGCTACAGAGTGCTTATCGTGGCAAGAGAGCAAGACAAGAACTgcagaagaaaaacaaagcagCAACTTTGATTCAGTCTGTGATAAGAGCACATTGTTGCCGTCAGAGGTTTTTAGCTCTAAAACGTGCTGCTATTGTCATTCAGCAACGGCATCGGGCTTTAGCACTTGGACAGTTTGAAAGAAGCCATTACGTCCATTTGAGGCAGGCAACTATAACTCTACAGGCCATATATCGGGGTTCCAAAGTGAGGCAAAATCTGAGACAAGAGCATCAAGCCGCCACTATCATTCAAGCTCAATTCCGAATGCATAAGGTACGCATTGCCTTTCTTGCTGCAAAGTGCGCAGCTATCATCATACAGCAGCAATACAGAGCCTACAGAGTTGGCAAATGCATGCAAGCTACTTACTTGCAAATGAAAAATGCTGCTGTAGTTCTTCAGTCAGCATTCAGGGGAATGAAAGCTCGCAACTACTTAAGAAAATCTCACCAAGCTGCAACAGTGATTCAGGCATGTTTCCGTGGACATTCCCAACTCAGAAATTACCAAAGACAACAGTGGGCCGCATCAGTTTTACAGCAGCGATTCAGGGCAGTGATGACCAAAAATGCTGTCATGAAAGAATATATAGCCATAAAAACAGCTGCCATATGTATACAGTCAGCTTTCCGTGGAATGATGGTAAGAAAGCAAATTGCAGGAAGGCACAAATCTGCAAAAATCATCCAGAAGGCATATAGAGCATACAAGCAACGCCGTGATTACCTTACTCTCAGAAATGCCACTATTCGTGTTCAGCAACAGTACAGAGCAATTGTAAGTGCAAGGCAACAACGCAAAAGATATTGCTCCATGAGATCAGCCGCCATCACTTTGCAGTCTATGTACCGAGGGATGAGGGTAAGGAAAGAAATTGACAGAAAGCATAAAGCAGCCTCTGTGATTCAGGCGATGTACAAAATGTACAGAACTAGAATGCCATTCCAAGCTATGAAACTGGCTGCATTGGTCATACAGAGGCAATACAGGTGCCATCTACTGAGAAAAGAGGCAAGAGAGAACTTTTTGAAGCTACGGCGTAGTGCTACTGCAATTCAGGCTATTTACAGAGGAAATCGTACACGCCGTGACATTGCTAGAATGAATTTTGCAGCTACGATCATTCAAAGGAAGTACCATGCATACAAACAGAGAAAGTGCTTTTTGTCCATCAGAGCTGCTGTTCAATTCTGTCAGCGACACTATCGATCCGTTTTGGTAGCAAGGTGCGTGCGGAGAGACTATTTTGCCAAGCGCCAAGCTGTTCTTGCAATCCAGGCAACTTTCAGAGGAATGCAGGTCCGGCGACAGATCCGAAAAGAGCTTGAAGCTGCAACAATCATTCAGTCCCATGTGAGAAAGTACATCCTCAAGTTGCACTTCCAGCGACTTCGGCAGGCAGTGTGTACTGTTCAGCAACGTTTCAGGGCTAACAAAATGATGAGACGAGAGATGGCAGCACTGCAGGAACAGAAGAGTGCTGCCTTGATTCTGCAAGCAGCTTATCGTGGCATGAAGTCCAGACAGACTTTGAAGCAAATGCATCAGGCTGCCACCAGTGTTCAGGCCACCTTCAGAGCTTATAGTGCTCGTAAACGTTATTTAGCCATGAAATGTGCTGCCATAGTCATTCAACGAAGGTTCCATGCCACAAAGGAAGCGAAACAGCAGAGAAAGCATTTTCTTGAAATGTACCAAAGTGCACTTGTTCTTCAATCATGTTATAGAGGTCTTAAGGTTAGAAGGCAACTACTACAACAGCGTCAAGCAGCTGCCTTGATTCAGTCTCATTTTAGGAGACACAAAGAGATGGTTAAGTTCCAGGCCATGAGGTTGTCAGCTATTATTATCCAGGGCCATTACAGATCATACGTCAAGGCTAGAGCAGATCGGGAGAACTATCTACGTTTACGAAAGTCCGCCATTGTCCTTCAAGCAGCTTTTCGAGGATACTCTCTAAGGAGACAACTGGCAGAAAAGCAAGAAGCGTCCATCATCATACAGGCTGCTTTCCGGATGTACCAGCAAAGGTCAGCATTTAAGAGACAACGCTGGGCAGCAAGGGTCCTCCAACAGAGATTTAGAGCTCTGAAACTTCGAGACAAGCAGTTGCGTAGATACAAGCAGGTAAGAAATGCCACTGTATGCCTGCAGAAGTCTTTCAGAGGGATGAAGGGGAGAGAATTGGCCAGACAGAGCAAGGCTGCAAGAACCATCCAGTCCTACCTAAAGATGGCTGTCCAACGACAGCGTTTCTTCAAAGAAAAGGCTGCAGCAATCACAATTCAGTCTGCGTACAGAGGCCATTGCGCCAGAGTTCAGCATGCCAGGATGCAAGCAAATGCTGCTGTCATCCAGAAATGGTACAGATCACTTAAACTGGTCCAGAAAGATCGGAATGGTTTTGTTGCTCTTAAGCAAGCTACGCTTACCTTGCAATCTGCCTTGCGTGGCATGCTAGCGAGGAGGCTTGTAAAAAGAAGGCGGGCTGCAATCAAGATTCAGTCTGTGATGCTCATGCATTTACACCGCAAACGCTACTTGACGCTTCGCTCAAGTGTCCTGCAGTTGCAGGCTCATTACAGAATGTTTGTGGCCCAAAGAAGATACCGCAGGTTGCAGGCAGCAACTGTTACTCTCCAAAAGCATTACAGAGCTCATAGGGCCACAGTTGAGCAGAGGAACAGTTATCTAAAGGCACTCCAGAGCATAAAGATCCTTCAGGCTAGAGTGCGTGGACACATTGAGCACAGAAGATTTCAGAAATTGCGTGCAAGTGCCATCACAATTCAG GCACATTACCGAGGAATGATTGAAAGACGCAGGTTTCAGCAACTCAAGGAATCTGTTTTGGTCATACAGAAGTATTACAGAGCTTTCAGTTTCTGCCAGAGAGAGCGTGCACAGTTTCTTCAACTGCGAAAGTCTGCTGTTGTGATACAA ACAGCATTTCGGGCTTATCAAACAAGACAACACACTGTGCGAGCACAGGCTGCTCTGAAAATTCAGGCCTGGTTCCGAGGACGCATAGCTAGAcgaaactacattttaaaacaagctgCTGTTGCAACCATTAGACGGTGTATTCAAGCAAGACGCCAACGTTCAAG ATTTCTAGCAGTCCAGCGCAGTGTCCGAGTCATTCAGCAAAGATGGAGGGAAACTCTAATCGCCAGAAAACAGCATGCCGACTTCCTGAGGTTTAGAAAATCTGTTATATACATCCAGGCGCTATGGAGAGGTCAAAGAGTTAGAGATTGCATTCAAAAG CAAATAACAGCTACTGTGAAGATACAGTCAGCTTTCAGAGGCTTTAGCCAAAGACGTCGATATCACCAACAGAAGGATGCTGCCAGAATCCTACAGCACCATTTCCGAGTTTTACGCCTGGCCAGAATTAAAGAAGAAAATCGAAGAAGACGACACAATGCTGCTGTTTATCTTCAGGCTTTGTGGCGCGGTTGGCTTGCGAGACGACAG GTAAAAGAAATGGCTTGTGCTGCAAGACGCCTCCATTTCACAGCTGCTGTTTACCATCATCTCTGTGCAATAAGGATTCAGAGAGCTGTGCGAGCACACTGGGCTCTAAAATCCGCCAAGAGGAAGATCTCTTCGGTCCTTTACATCCAG CAATGTTTCAGGGCAAAGCTGCAGAGAAAGCGATATCTTAAAGACAGAGAAGACATCATCAAGACCCAGAAGGCAGTGAGAACTTGGCTTCATCGTCGCAACAAAGCTGCCGCTACTATCCAGCGTGAAGTTAGGAAGCTGCTTCTGAGACGCCGGAAGGAGAAACTACAACGTGGAATAATAATGGCACAG GCACTCTGGAGGGGTCATTGTTCAAG